One stretch of Clostridium sp. Marseille-P299 DNA includes these proteins:
- a CDS encoding chemotaxis protein CheX has product MAAIMNADYINPFLVAATKVLRDMVCIDAQIGKPYTKDTKFGEQSLLIMLGVTGKMKGQVILDFQNTVALDVASKMCMMPLDEMNDLAQSAVCELGNMILGNTATVFSTKGIGIDITPPTICSGPVTFSSMYAANICIPLIYEEDKVIEINVALSA; this is encoded by the coding sequence ATGGCGGCAATAATGAATGCTGATTATATCAATCCATTTTTAGTTGCAGCAACAAAGGTTCTTAGAGATATGGTATGTATCGATGCTCAAATTGGTAAACCTTACACTAAGGATACTAAATTTGGAGAACAGTCGTTACTTATTATGCTAGGAGTTACCGGTAAGATGAAAGGTCAGGTTATTCTTGATTTTCAAAATACAGTAGCTTTGGACGTTGCTTCAAAGATGTGTATGATGCCATTGGATGAAATGAATGATCTTGCACAAAGTGCAGTGTGTGAACTAGGCAATATGATTCTTGGAAATACTGCAACTGTATTTTCAACAAAGGGAATTGGTATTGATATAACACCTCCTACGATTTGTAGCGGACCAGTCACTTTTTCGAGTATGTACGCAGCTAATATTTGTATACCACTTATCTATGAAGAAGATAAGGTAATTGAAATTAATGTGGCATTAAGCGCATAA
- a CDS encoding pyridoxal phosphate-dependent aminotransferase codes for MRDPLNKKITTIQPSGIRKFFDIVNEMKDAISLGVGEPDFDTPWHIREEGIYSLEKGRTFYTSNAGLKDLRIEICCYLNRKYNLCYHPDSEVLVTIGGSEAIDVALRCMLDSGDEVLVPQPSYVSYVPCVAMANGVPVVIPLKQENNFKLTKQELLDAITEKTKILVMPFPNNPTGAIMTREELSEIVEVIIEKDLYVISDEIYSELTYGVRHTSIAEFPGMKERTIVINGFSKSHAMTGWRLGYAVGPKEIIRQMTKLHQFAIMCAPTTSQYAAVEALRNGDPDVEMMRDAYDKRRRFLIHALNEMGLECFEPYGAFYVFPSIKSLGMTSEEFANKLLLEEKVAVVPGTAFGDSGEGYLRISYAYSIEALKEALGRIERFVNKYRK; via the coding sequence TTGAGAGACCCATTAAATAAAAAAATTACTACAATACAGCCATCCGGTATAAGAAAATTTTTTGATATTGTAAATGAAATGAAAGATGCAATATCATTAGGTGTAGGAGAGCCAGATTTTGATACTCCTTGGCACATCCGTGAAGAGGGTATATACTCTCTTGAAAAAGGACGTACCTTTTATACTTCGAATGCAGGTTTAAAGGACTTAAGAATAGAAATTTGTTGTTATTTAAATAGAAAATATAATCTTTGTTATCATCCAGATTCTGAAGTTTTAGTTACAATTGGTGGAAGTGAAGCAATAGATGTTGCCCTTCGTTGTATGTTAGATTCTGGGGATGAAGTTTTAGTACCTCAGCCAAGTTATGTTTCTTATGTTCCATGCGTAGCTATGGCAAACGGTGTACCTGTTGTAATTCCATTAAAGCAAGAAAATAACTTCAAATTAACCAAACAGGAATTGTTAGACGCAATTACAGAAAAAACGAAAATCTTGGTTATGCCATTCCCAAATAATCCAACGGGAGCAATTATGACAAGAGAAGAACTTTCTGAAATTGTGGAGGTTATAATTGAAAAAGATTTATATGTTATTTCAGATGAAATATACTCTGAACTTACATATGGAGTAAGACATACTTCCATTGCAGAGTTTCCAGGAATGAAAGAGCGTACCATTGTAATTAACGGTTTTTCCAAATCTCATGCAATGACAGGTTGGAGACTTGGCTATGCAGTAGGCCCTAAAGAAATAATTCGTCAAATGACTAAACTTCATCAATTTGCCATTATGTGTGCGCCTACAACAAGCCAATATGCAGCCGTAGAAGCTTTAAGAAATGGCGATCCTGACGTTGAAATGATGCGTGATGCATATGATAAACGTCGTCGCTTTTTAATTCATGCCCTTAATGAAATGGGACTTGAATGTTTTGAACCATATGGAGCTTTTTATGTGTTCCCAAGCATTAAAAGTTTAGGAATGACATCTGAAGAATTTGCAAATAAATTATTGCTAGAAGAAAAAGTTGCAGTAGTTCCTGGAACAGCCTTTGGTGATTCAGGAGAAGGATATTTACGTATCTCATATGCGTATTCCATTGAAGCTTTAAAAGAAGCGTTAGGAAGAATTGAGCGTTTTGTAAATAAATATCGAAAATAA
- a CDS encoding Lrp/AsnC family transcriptional regulator — MREKILKAIDKNSKLSVKDLAIMLGATEEEVAQTIKELEDESIICGYPTLINWDKTESEKVTALIEVKVTPQRGQGFNKIAERIYKFEEVESVYLMSGGFDLTVIIDGKSMREVANFVSSKLAPMESVLSTATHFVLKKYKEHGIPLIQEVEDERMLITP, encoded by the coding sequence ATGAGAGAAAAGATTTTAAAAGCGATTGACAAGAACAGTAAATTATCCGTTAAAGATTTGGCGATAATGTTAGGGGCCACGGAGGAAGAAGTCGCCCAGACAATCAAAGAATTAGAAGACGAATCAATTATCTGTGGTTATCCAACCCTAATTAACTGGGATAAAACTGAAAGTGAAAAGGTAACAGCACTGATTGAAGTAAAAGTAACTCCACAAAGAGGACAAGGCTTTAATAAAATTGCAGAACGCATTTATAAATTTGAAGAAGTGGAATCTGTATATTTAATGTCTGGCGGATTTGATCTTACTGTAATTATTGATGGTAAGAGCATGCGTGAAGTTGCAAATTTCGTTTCTAGCAAACTAGCCCCAATGGAGTCAGTGCTTAGTACTGCAACCCATTTTGTTCTAAAGAAATACAAAGAACATGGTATACCATTGATTCAAGAAGTTGAAGATGAAAGGATGCTGATTACACCTTGA
- a CDS encoding AIR synthase related protein yields MKLGKATHAVLDRSVFKNIKIRRKDVLNRPQIGLDANGVTLQQGADVLTSTATITGHGNFVPITAVYRAINSIYASGAKPVGMTVSLTIPRKFEESTIKEWMKLIDKIGAQHEVDVLGGQTTISDGVIEAVLTINALGVQNSNEGKAKKFAQANQTILLANPIGLEGTIRLAEMKFEELNSRYTKTFISNGDAEHIDLSLKGVYEALKDKEELYLHDVAEGGIFGALWELSVRLNCGFDIDLKKIPMRQETIEFCEFYDLNPYMLVSGGCMLIVTSNPEEIIRSLEAGNIPVVAIGNVSSSNDKIIHNEDEIRYLEPSKGDQIYKVL; encoded by the coding sequence ATGAAACTAGGTAAGGCTACACATGCAGTATTAGATCGATCTGTATTTAAAAATATAAAAATAAGACGAAAGGATGTTTTAAATCGTCCGCAGATTGGACTTGATGCCAATGGGGTTACCTTACAACAAGGAGCGGATGTGTTAACATCTACAGCCACAATTACAGGGCATGGTAACTTTGTACCAATTACTGCAGTTTACCGTGCAATCAATAGCATTTATGCAAGTGGAGCGAAACCAGTAGGTATGACAGTTTCGTTAACCATTCCAAGGAAGTTTGAAGAAAGTACCATCAAGGAATGGATGAAACTTATTGATAAAATAGGTGCTCAACATGAAGTTGATGTTCTTGGTGGACAAACTACGATTAGCGATGGAGTAATTGAAGCTGTTCTTACAATTAATGCCCTTGGTGTGCAAAATAGTAATGAAGGAAAGGCAAAGAAATTTGCCCAAGCAAATCAGACAATTTTACTTGCAAATCCTATTGGGCTAGAAGGTACCATTCGTTTAGCAGAGATGAAATTTGAAGAATTAAACTCTAGATATACAAAAACATTCATATCAAATGGAGATGCAGAGCATATTGATTTATCTTTAAAAGGAGTTTATGAGGCCTTAAAAGATAAGGAAGAGTTGTATCTTCATGATGTTGCTGAGGGTGGAATTTTCGGCGCTTTGTGGGAGCTTTCTGTAAGACTAAATTGTGGTTTTGATATTGATCTTAAAAAAATACCAATGAGACAAGAGACCATTGAGTTCTGCGAATTTTATGATCTAAATCCATACATGCTTGTTTCAGGCGGTTGTATGCTTATTGTAACAAGTAACCCAGAGGAGATTATAAGGTCTTTAGAAGCTGGGAATATTCCGGTTGTTGCAATAGGTAATGTATCCTCTTCCAATGATAAAATAATTCATAATGAGGATGAAATAAGATATCTCGAGCCATCAAAGGGCGATCAGATATATAAAGTATTATAA
- a CDS encoding VanW family protein codes for MNKKYILFIIATIVFAGCILSACNKKASLEENGGALSNEGPMLEAPSDVPNVTSGITPIATPSIAPEITPIVTTGAQGGKVEDEETPKNPGSGASLTLDNVLGKYTTSYLSSSEARKQNIENAVKKINGTSILPGESFSCYEALKPITEENGYTVASSYEDGKIVSSVGGGICQVSTTLYNAILGAELEVTERHAHSMTVSYVDLSRDAAIAGDYMDLSFTNNLDYPVVINATAKDGRLTFTILGEETRDKQVRKIEFKSVILKETKPPKAVITYDKTKPSSYVKVTQAPHTGYEAELYKIVYVNGQEVDRIKINKSVYEASPQYMTVGTKSE; via the coding sequence ATGAACAAAAAATACATTTTATTTATAATTGCGACAATAGTATTTGCAGGATGCATTTTGTCCGCTTGTAATAAAAAAGCCTCGCTGGAAGAAAACGGCGGGGCTTTATCTAATGAAGGGCCTATGTTAGAAGCTCCTTCGGATGTGCCAAATGTAACCTCGGGGATAACCCCTATTGCTACACCTAGCATAGCGCCTGAAATAACGCCAATCGTTACAACAGGTGCACAAGGAGGAAAAGTAGAGGATGAAGAGACTCCCAAAAATCCAGGAAGCGGGGCATCGTTAACTCTTGATAATGTTTTGGGAAAATATACCACAAGTTATCTAAGCTCATCCGAGGCAAGAAAGCAAAACATCGAAAATGCAGTAAAGAAAATAAATGGGACAAGTATTTTACCTGGAGAGAGCTTTTCTTGCTATGAGGCATTAAAACCCATTACAGAAGAGAATGGATATACGGTTGCCAGTTCCTATGAGGATGGGAAAATTGTATCCAGTGTTGGGGGTGGAATCTGTCAGGTATCTACCACACTTTATAATGCTATACTTGGTGCAGAACTTGAAGTTACAGAAAGGCATGCACATTCGATGACTGTTAGTTATGTGGATCTATCCAGAGATGCGGCGATTGCAGGGGATTATATGGATCTAAGTTTTACAAATAATTTAGATTACCCAGTTGTAATAAATGCTACTGCAAAAGATGGAAGGTTAACCTTTACTATTTTAGGTGAGGAAACAAGGGATAAACAAGTACGAAAAATAGAGTTTAAATCGGTGATTTTAAAAGAGACAAAACCTCCGAAAGCAGTGATCACTTACGATAAAACAAAACCATCAAGTTATGTCAAAGTAACCCAAGCACCACATACTGGATATGAGGCTGAGCTTTATAAAATTGTATATGTAAATGGCCAAGAAGTAGATCGAATCAAGATAAATAAGAGTGTTTATGAAGCGTCACCACAATATATGACGGTGGGAACTAAGAGTGAATAA
- a CDS encoding 3'-5' exonuclease, with amino-acid sequence MKRSYIAVDIETTGLRPEEDAIIEIGAVKYVDGEVVDTYSSFINPGITLPSRIVDLTGITDEMLEDARSIKEVLPEFLEFFDTDLILGHNIKFDFSFLKTAAMRLGYSFETRGIDTLRLAKVIHPELPSRTLEAMCEKYGIIRENKHRAYDDAKAAAELYEGLIKKCIEDKKQLDDQFEPEVLNYKPKKQEPITAKQKKYLLDLMEYHNISEKVNLDELTKSSASKLIDKIILNHGMLSRR; translated from the coding sequence ATGAAACGCTCATATATAGCAGTCGATATTGAAACGACTGGATTGCGTCCAGAGGAGGATGCAATCATTGAAATTGGGGCAGTCAAGTACGTAGATGGTGAAGTAGTGGATACTTACTCAAGTTTTATAAATCCTGGGATTACTTTACCATCTAGAATAGTTGACTTAACTGGAATTACTGATGAAATGCTAGAAGATGCAAGAAGTATCAAAGAAGTTCTTCCTGAATTTTTAGAATTTTTTGATACCGATTTAATTCTTGGACATAATATAAAATTTGATTTTAGCTTTCTTAAAACTGCAGCAATGCGTCTAGGGTATAGTTTTGAAACTAGGGGAATTGACACATTAAGACTTGCTAAAGTGATACATCCTGAATTACCAAGCAGAACCTTAGAGGCAATGTGTGAGAAATACGGAATTATAAGAGAGAATAAGCACCGTGCGTACGATGATGCAAAAGCAGCGGCAGAGTTGTATGAAGGTTTGATAAAAAAGTGTATAGAAGATAAAAAACAATTGGATGATCAATTTGAGCCAGAGGTACTGAATTATAAACCAAAAAAGCAAGAACCTATAACTGCAAAACAGAAAAAGTACTTGCTTGATTTAATGGAGTATCATAATATTAGTGAAAAGGTAAATCTCGATGAACTTACGAAGAGTAGTGCTTCTAAGCTAATTGATAAAATTATACTCAATCATGGCATGCTTTCTCGTAGATAG
- the nth gene encoding endonuclease III translates to MKVTKKRVTKAERERINAILALLDEHYTTEYKCYLNHENAWQLLIATMLSAQCTDERVNIVTKDLFKKYTSIEDFANADVRELEKDIHSTGFYRNKARNIIACMRTLLLEYHGEVPNDIDALTALAGVGRKTANVIRGNIFHEPSIVVDTHVKRISKKLGFTKEEDPEKIEYDLMRILPEDHWILYNIQIITHGRSICTARSPKCMECFLKDLCKEGRKVVS, encoded by the coding sequence TTGAAAGTAACAAAAAAGCGTGTTACAAAAGCAGAGAGAGAGCGAATTAATGCAATACTAGCATTATTAGATGAGCATTATACAACGGAATATAAGTGTTACTTAAACCATGAAAATGCTTGGCAGCTATTGATTGCTACGATGCTAAGTGCACAATGTACGGATGAGAGAGTAAATATTGTTACGAAAGATTTATTTAAAAAATACACAAGTATCGAAGATTTTGCAAATGCAGATGTTAGAGAATTAGAAAAGGATATTCATTCTACTGGATTTTATCGTAATAAGGCGAGAAACATTATTGCATGCATGAGAACATTACTCCTTGAGTACCATGGTGAAGTTCCAAATGATATCGATGCACTTACCGCTCTTGCTGGGGTAGGAAGAAAAACAGCGAATGTAATTCGCGGAAATATCTTTCATGAGCCAAGTATTGTTGTAGATACTCACGTAAAGCGTATTTCAAAAAAACTTGGGTTTACAAAAGAAGAAGACCCAGAGAAAATAGAATATGATTTGATGAGAATTCTGCCAGAAGATCATTGGATTTTATACAATATCCAGATCATCACACATGGTAGAAGTATATGTACTGCACGAAGTCCAAAATGCATGGAATGCTTTTTAAAGGATTTATGCAAAGAGGGTAGAAAGGTGGTTTCATAA
- a CDS encoding B12-binding domain-containing radical SAM protein, with the protein MKILLTAINAKYIHSNPAIYSLKCYAKEFKEHIFLAEFTINNYSDDILQKIYKQKPDVLAFSCYIWNIGLIREIIREYRKLDKDVKIWVGGPEVSYDAKEFLDSMPQVDGVMIGEGEATFLDLTRHYVKNEGTLDDIRGIAYRDQNGKCVITKVREPLDFSRLPFIYDFLYEENQDLSTFENRIIYYETSRGCPFSCSYCLSSIDKRVRLRDIDLVKQELLLFLKHRVAQVKFIDRTFNCNKKHAMAIWEFIREHDNGVTNFHFEIAADILTDDEIELIATLRPGLIQLEIGVQSTNPETIIAIQRTMDLKKVARNVALVKKAHNVHQHLDLIAGLPFEDYNSFKKSFNDVYAMRPDQLQLGFLKVLKGSLMRDKSEEYGIAYKEIAPYEVLYTNWLPYDDVIRLKAVEEMVEVYYNSDQFTHTVRFLERYFSDAFTLFESLGVYYEKNGLFGMNHSRMKRYEILRSFIREERVMDEDYYEVFDQILVYDLYLREKLKARPAFACSTDSYKANLKEFMSNKEIRGQFGEMIHLEYFTIDVEALIQGSPLKKEDCYVVFDYSKKDPLTQAAMTKKLKGFF; encoded by the coding sequence ATGAAAATATTATTAACTGCGATCAATGCAAAGTATATCCATTCTAATCCAGCAATCTATAGTCTAAAGTGCTATGCGAAGGAGTTTAAAGAACATATCTTCTTAGCAGAGTTTACAATCAACAATTATTCCGATGATATTTTACAAAAGATATATAAACAAAAGCCAGATGTATTAGCATTTTCATGCTATATTTGGAATATTGGACTAATAAGAGAAATTATTCGTGAATATCGTAAATTAGATAAGGACGTTAAAATATGGGTAGGTGGTCCTGAAGTAAGCTACGATGCAAAAGAATTTTTAGACAGTATGCCACAAGTGGATGGAGTAATGATTGGTGAAGGGGAAGCTACTTTTCTTGATTTGACAAGACATTACGTAAAGAATGAAGGAACATTAGATGATATCAGAGGCATTGCATATCGTGATCAAAATGGAAAATGTGTAATAACAAAAGTAAGAGAGCCACTGGATTTTTCAAGACTACCATTTATCTATGACTTTTTATACGAAGAGAATCAGGATTTAAGTACGTTTGAAAACCGTATTATTTATTATGAGACAAGCAGGGGATGCCCATTTTCTTGCAGTTATTGTTTAAGCTCTATTGATAAACGTGTTCGTCTTAGAGATATCGACTTAGTAAAGCAAGAGTTATTATTATTTTTAAAACATAGAGTGGCACAAGTTAAATTTATTGATCGTACGTTTAATTGTAATAAGAAACATGCTATGGCGATTTGGGAATTTATTAGGGAGCACGACAACGGTGTTACGAATTTTCATTTTGAAATTGCAGCAGATATTCTTACGGATGATGAAATTGAGCTAATTGCTACTTTACGACCAGGTTTAATACAGCTTGAGATTGGTGTGCAATCAACGAATCCAGAAACGATTATAGCGATACAAAGAACGATGGATTTAAAAAAGGTTGCAAGAAATGTAGCCTTGGTAAAAAAAGCCCATAATGTACATCAGCATCTAGATTTGATTGCAGGTTTGCCATTTGAGGATTATAATTCCTTTAAGAAGTCCTTTAACGATGTTTATGCAATGCGACCAGATCAACTTCAATTAGGGTTCTTAAAGGTATTAAAAGGTTCATTAATGCGTGATAAGAGTGAGGAGTATGGTATCGCTTACAAAGAAATTGCTCCTTATGAGGTATTGTATACGAATTGGTTGCCATATGATGATGTCATCCGTTTAAAAGCAGTGGAAGAGATGGTAGAAGTGTATTACAATAGTGATCAATTTACCCATACAGTACGATTTTTAGAGCGTTATTTTAGTGATGCCTTTACATTGTTTGAAAGCCTTGGAGTTTATTATGAAAAGAATGGGCTCTTTGGCATGAACCACTCTAGAATGAAACGATACGAGATATTACGTTCCTTTATTAGAGAGGAACGCGTTATGGATGAGGATTACTATGAGGTATTTGACCAAATCCTTGTATATGATTTATACCTTCGTGAAAAATTAAAAGCCAGACCAGCCTTTGCATGTTCTACAGATTCTTATAAGGCAAATCTTAAGGAATTTATGTCAAACAAAGAAATCAGAGGTCAGTTTGGTGAAATGATTCATTTGGAATATTTTACAATAGACGTAGAAGCACTGATTCAAGGAAGCCCTTTAAAGAAAGAGGATTGTTATGTGGTATTTGACTATAGCAAGAAAGATCCTTTAACTCAGGCAGCAATGACTAAAAAACTAAAGGGATTCTTTTAG
- the ftsH gene encoding ATP-dependent zinc metalloprotease FtsH: MKKSMRGYGFYAVILLIIMAAVYLSEGLSNGSSKNFGQVQYLESLKNGNVKSVEIYPNEEVPTGRIKVELNDGNTYTFNSTDIKDQEQQAMDEGVAPVVHDIEKPSWFLTSVLPYLLGFVVIILMFSFLTSQMSGGGGGNNKVMNFGKSRAKMTTDESNKTTFKNVAGLQEEKEELKEIVDFLKSPKKYIQVGARIPKGVLLEGPPGTGKTLIAKAVAGEAGVPFFSISGSDFVEMFVGVGASRVRDLFAEAKKNSPCIIFIDEIDAVARRRGTGMGGGHDEREQTLNQLLVEMDGFGANEGIIVMAATNRVDILDPAILRPGRFDRKVLVGRPDVRGREEILNVHAKGKPLAEDVDLKQVAQTTAGFTGADLENLLNEAAIAAAKDNRSYIVAEDIKKSFIKVGIGTEKKSRVISDKEKKITAYHEAGHAILFHKLPDVGPVYTVSIIPTGNGAAGYTMPLPEKDEMFNTKGRMRQDIIVSLGGRIAEELIFDDITTGASQDIKVATKTARSMVTRYGFTDTIGMVNYENDDDEVFIGRDLAHTRSYSETIASKIDEEVRKIIDDCYSEAKKILIDHMDILHNCANLLIEKERIGREEFEALFHDGENIESLNIEI, encoded by the coding sequence TTGAAAAAGTCGATGAGGGGATACGGTTTTTACGCCGTTATCCTATTGATAATAATGGCGGCCGTTTACCTGTCAGAAGGCTTAAGTAACGGTAGCTCTAAGAATTTTGGCCAAGTACAATATTTAGAGAGTTTAAAAAATGGTAACGTTAAATCAGTGGAGATTTATCCAAATGAAGAAGTTCCCACTGGACGTATTAAAGTCGAATTAAACGACGGTAATACGTATACGTTTAACTCGACGGATATAAAAGATCAAGAACAGCAAGCGATGGACGAGGGAGTTGCGCCAGTCGTGCATGATATCGAAAAACCAAGCTGGTTCTTAACAAGTGTATTACCATATCTACTTGGCTTTGTAGTAATTATTTTAATGTTTTCTTTCTTAACAAGTCAAATGAGTGGCGGTGGCGGCGGTAATAACAAAGTGATGAACTTTGGTAAGAGCCGTGCTAAGATGACGACTGATGAGAGTAATAAAACAACATTTAAAAATGTTGCAGGCTTACAGGAAGAGAAAGAAGAATTAAAAGAAATCGTTGATTTCTTAAAATCACCGAAAAAGTATATTCAAGTTGGTGCTAGAATTCCAAAAGGTGTTTTACTTGAGGGACCTCCAGGAACAGGTAAAACTTTAATTGCGAAAGCAGTAGCTGGCGAGGCAGGAGTTCCATTCTTCTCAATCTCAGGTTCTGACTTCGTTGAAATGTTTGTTGGTGTAGGTGCTTCTCGTGTTAGAGATTTATTTGCAGAAGCGAAAAAGAATTCTCCATGTATTATTTTCATCGATGAAATCGATGCCGTTGCTAGAAGAAGAGGAACTGGTATGGGCGGCGGACATGACGAAAGAGAGCAGACATTAAATCAGTTATTAGTTGAAATGGACGGATTTGGTGCAAATGAAGGTATTATCGTAATGGCGGCTACAAACCGTGTAGATATCTTAGACCCTGCAATTTTACGTCCAGGACGTTTCGATCGTAAAGTATTGGTTGGTAGACCAGATGTTAGAGGACGAGAAGAAATCTTAAATGTTCATGCAAAAGGGAAACCATTGGCAGAAGATGTAGATTTAAAACAGGTTGCACAAACTACAGCAGGATTTACTGGAGCTGACCTTGAAAATCTATTAAATGAAGCTGCGATTGCAGCAGCAAAAGATAATCGTAGCTATATCGTAGCAGAAGATATTAAAAAGTCATTTATCAAAGTAGGCATTGGTACTGAAAAGAAGAGCCGTGTTATTTCAGATAAAGAAAAGAAAATTACTGCATATCATGAGGCTGGTCATGCAATCTTATTCCATAAGCTTCCTGATGTTGGACCAGTTTATACGGTTTCAATTATTCCTACAGGAAATGGTGCAGCAGGATATACAATGCCATTACCTGAAAAGGATGAGATGTTTAATACTAAGGGAAGAATGCGTCAAGATATTATTGTAAGTCTTGGTGGTAGAATCGCAGAAGAATTGATTTTCGATGATATTACAACAGGAGCTTCTCAAGATATTAAGGTAGCAACAAAAACCGCACGTAGTATGGTTACTAGATACGGTTTTACAGATACCATTGGTATGGTTAATTATGAAAATGACGACGACGAAGTATTTATTGGTCGTGATCTTGCTCACACAAGAAGTTATAGTGAAACAATCGCTAGTAAGATTGATGAAGAAGTAAGAAAAATCATTGATGATTGCTATAGTGAAGCAAAGAAGATTCTTATCGATCATATGGATATATTGCATAATTGTGCAAATCTTTTAATTGAGAAAGAAAGAATCGGACGTGAGGAGTTTGAAGCTTTATTTCATGATGGCGAAAATATCGAGTCGTTAAACATAGAAATTTAA
- the hpt gene encoding hypoxanthine phosphoribosyltransferase, producing the protein MAENIKVLISEETIDARIKELGEEISKAYAGKEIHLICILKGGAFFMTELSKHITVPVSIDFMSVSSYGDATVSSGRVKIVKDLDESIQGKDVLVVEDIIDSGRTLSYLMDLLKGRLPASLKICTLLDKPERREVDVKVEYSGFQIPDEFVVGYGLDYMQKYRNLPFVGVVEQ; encoded by the coding sequence TTGGCAGAAAATATTAAGGTACTAATATCGGAGGAAACAATAGACGCTAGGATCAAGGAATTGGGGGAAGAAATTAGTAAGGCATACGCTGGTAAAGAAATACATTTAATTTGTATTTTAAAGGGTGGAGCATTCTTCATGACAGAATTGTCAAAGCACATTACAGTTCCAGTTTCCATAGACTTTATGTCAGTAAGTAGTTATGGAGACGCAACCGTAAGTTCTGGTAGAGTTAAAATTGTAAAAGACTTAGATGAATCAATTCAAGGCAAGGATGTTTTAGTAGTAGAGGATATCATCGATTCCGGTAGAACATTATCTTACTTAATGGATTTATTAAAGGGTCGTCTTCCTGCTAGCTTAAAGATTTGTACATTACTAGATAAGCCAGAACGTAGAGAAGTAGATGTTAAAGTTGAATATAGTGGATTCCAAATTCCAGATGAATTTGTGGTTGGATATGGTCTTGACTATATGCAAAAATACAGAAATCTTCCATTTGTAGGTGTGGTGGAACAATAA